In the Populus trichocarpa isolate Nisqually-1 chromosome 1, P.trichocarpa_v4.1, whole genome shotgun sequence genome, one interval contains:
- the LOC18094385 gene encoding uncharacterized protein LOC18094385 isoform X2, translated as MNGASSSLRTAFSYCVQQVRNYDYHHYLCLLELPPNIRKAAFALRAFNVETARAMDVASDPRIGLMRLLWWQEAIDKIYANKVIEHPAAQALSSVISENRISKGWLKRPVEARINDARREVTDIPETIEELEKYAEDTISTLLYMTLQAGGIRSTAADHAASHAGKASGLLLLLRSLPYHASRNRHFCYIPTEVAAKHGLLVKEGGRFEIRLDSRESLCNAVFDMASVANVHLQKARSLAGTVPTEARSVLLPAVPAQVFLDTLSRVHFDVFDPRLARGVLGISPVSYQLKLKWSSWRGKY; from the coding sequence ATGAACGGTGCTTCTAGTAGCTTACGAACAGCTTTCTCCTATTGTGTACAGCAAGTGCGAAATTATGATTACCATCACTATCTCTGCCTCCTTGAACTTCCTCCTAACATCCGGAAGGCTGCATTCGCACTCCGTGCCTTCAATGTTGAAACTGCCAGAGCTATGGATGTTGCTTCAGATCCCAGGATTGGTCTTATGCGCCTTCTGTGGTGGCAAGAAGCTATAGATAAGATCTACGCTAACAAAGTAATTGAGCACCCAGCAGCCCAGGCTCTCTCATCAGTGATATCTGAGAATAGAATTAGCAAGGGCTGGCTGAAACGGCCTGTTGAAGCTCGGATTAATGATGCTAGGAGAGAGGTTACTGACATCCCAGAAACAATAGAAGAGTTGGAAAAATATGCCGAGGACACTATATCAACCCTTTTGTATATGACTCTTCAAGCTGGTGGTATCAGGTCCACTGCAGCTGATCATGCAGCATCACATGCTGGTAAGGCAAGTGGCCTTCTTTTGCTGCTTAGATCACTTCCATATCATGCTAGTCGCAACCGACACTTTTGTTACATACCAACTGAAGTGGCAGCCAAACACGGGTTGCTGGTTAAGGAGGGAGGTCGATTTGAAATCCGCTTGGATTCACGCGAGAGTTTATGTAATGCTGTATTTGATATGGCATCAGTAGCCAATGTTCATTTGCAGAAGGCTCGTTCATTAGCTGGAACAGTCCCCACTGAGGCTCGTTCAGTGCTTCTGCCAGCTGTGCCTGCCCAAGTTTTCTTGGACACCCTGAGTCGGGTacattttgatgtgtttgatCCAAGGTTAGCACGTGGAGTTCTGGGTATTTCTCCTGTATCGTACCAGTTGAAACTAAAGTGGTCTTCGTGGAGGGGCAAATACTGA
- the LOC18094385 gene encoding uncharacterized protein LOC18094385 isoform X1, producing MVPFRGDINALNLTSTRRNHSGDLMNGASSSLRTAFSYCVQQVRNYDYHHYLCLLELPPNIRKAAFALRAFNVETARAMDVASDPRIGLMRLLWWQEAIDKIYANKVIEHPAAQALSSVISENRISKGWLKRPVEARINDARREVTDIPETIEELEKYAEDTISTLLYMTLQAGGIRSTAADHAASHAGKASGLLLLLRSLPYHASRNRHFCYIPTEVAAKHGLLVKEGGRFEIRLDSRESLCNAVFDMASVANVHLQKARSLAGTVPTEARSVLLPAVPAQVFLDTLSRVHFDVFDPRLARGVLGISPVSYQLKLKWSSWRGKY from the coding sequence GAGGAACCACAGTGGCGATTTGATGAACGGTGCTTCTAGTAGCTTACGAACAGCTTTCTCCTATTGTGTACAGCAAGTGCGAAATTATGATTACCATCACTATCTCTGCCTCCTTGAACTTCCTCCTAACATCCGGAAGGCTGCATTCGCACTCCGTGCCTTCAATGTTGAAACTGCCAGAGCTATGGATGTTGCTTCAGATCCCAGGATTGGTCTTATGCGCCTTCTGTGGTGGCAAGAAGCTATAGATAAGATCTACGCTAACAAAGTAATTGAGCACCCAGCAGCCCAGGCTCTCTCATCAGTGATATCTGAGAATAGAATTAGCAAGGGCTGGCTGAAACGGCCTGTTGAAGCTCGGATTAATGATGCTAGGAGAGAGGTTACTGACATCCCAGAAACAATAGAAGAGTTGGAAAAATATGCCGAGGACACTATATCAACCCTTTTGTATATGACTCTTCAAGCTGGTGGTATCAGGTCCACTGCAGCTGATCATGCAGCATCACATGCTGGTAAGGCAAGTGGCCTTCTTTTGCTGCTTAGATCACTTCCATATCATGCTAGTCGCAACCGACACTTTTGTTACATACCAACTGAAGTGGCAGCCAAACACGGGTTGCTGGTTAAGGAGGGAGGTCGATTTGAAATCCGCTTGGATTCACGCGAGAGTTTATGTAATGCTGTATTTGATATGGCATCAGTAGCCAATGTTCATTTGCAGAAGGCTCGTTCATTAGCTGGAACAGTCCCCACTGAGGCTCGTTCAGTGCTTCTGCCAGCTGTGCCTGCCCAAGTTTTCTTGGACACCCTGAGTCGGGTacattttgatgtgtttgatCCAAGGTTAGCACGTGGAGTTCTGGGTATTTCTCCTGTATCGTACCAGTTGAAACTAAAGTGGTCTTCGTGGAGGGGCAAATACTGA